The genomic region AGCGATGGGGAATCAGGAACTCGAGAAGGGCCCGATCATGCTCCAGGACCACCACCATCCTGTCAGGTTCCGCAATATCTGGATCCGCGAACTGTAAAGGCGTGTTGAAAAAACGGTGGTCATGAGCATTTAGCTGTTGTCAAAAATCTTTTCTTTTTGAAAAGGAAAGAAAACCCTAAGAATGGTACGGAAAAACTTCCTTTGTTATAGAATATCGTAGGGGCGACACATGTGTCGCCCGTTAACCTGTGTGCCTGCTGTATTCTTTGCGGGCGAGGCATGCCTCGCCCCTACGAGGGTTGGAACGGCCCCTTTAAGTACTTTTCGAGTTACGGAGAGCTTGACGGGGCAGGCGCGTTCATTGCAAAGAACCGCGGGGACAGAATTCCCCCCGGGTGAGGGCACAAAGCAATGAACGTGCCTGCCCCCGTTTCCTTCTCCCGCGTTTTATTGACCGCATCCTCTCTCCTCTGTATTTTATTCTTCAGCCTCATCCACCTCCCCCCATAATCGAGGTAACTTGCATGCTGAACTGGACTCCTGAATCGACAATCAAAAATGAATTGCCAGCTATCAAACCCAGCCAGGTGATCCTCGTCGCCAACGGCGACCGCCGCCGCACGGCCAATCTCGCCTGCCAGGCGGCTCAGTTGGAATGCGAGCGCCAGTTGCGCGAAGTGTTCACCCGCGAGGGATACGAGCTGGTCCGGGCGCATCCCGAACTCGATCCCTCACTGGGACACGGCTTTATCGAAACTCAGGCCCAGGGACGGGAAATTTTCGCGCGTATCCCGGCAGAGGCACCGCTGGTGGTTGCCGAAGCTGTCTGGCAGTACAGCAACCACGTGGTTTACAACCTCTGGGAACACCGCGGCCCGATCCTGGTGGCCAGCAATTTCGATGGGAACTGGCCGGGGCTGGTCGGCGCCCTCGGTCTGGAATCATGCCTGACCCGTCATCGTTTCACCGAAAACCAGGCGGGACACTCACTGATCTGGAGCAGTGAAAAGTTCGAGGACGACAACACACTGAATAAAATCAGGCAGTGGCTGGCCGAAGGTAAAATTGACCATGACACCTCTCACGTCCGCAAGTTCGACCGGTCTGATTTCGACGGCTGCGATGGCGCGCTCGATTTTGGGGCAATGGCGGCGGATGCTTTCCGCTCACGGCCGCGGCTGCTGGGTCTCTACGACCCGCTGTGCATGGGGATGATCAACGCCGCCTTCGATGAGCGGGACATGGTGGGCACCGGGATCCAGTTGCGGCGACTGAATCAGTCCGACCTCTATGCCAGGATGCTCGACGTACCGCGCGGCGAGGCAATGGGCTGCGTGAAATGGCTGGTGGACAAAGGCTTCAAGTTGGAGATCGGCTCCAACCCCTTCACCGATATCACCGAAAAAGCGGTTCTGGATTCCGGCAGGATGTACACCGCCATCGTCCGTCACGTGGCCGAGGAGGGTCTGGACGGGGTCGGGATCGCCTACCAGTTGGGCCTGGCGAAGCTCTGCGCGGCCAGCGATCTGGTGGAGGCCATGCTCAACAGCACGGCTCGACCACCTGTGCAGTACATGGGGACCGAAGTCATGGCCGGTGAACCGATCATGTGCGCCAACGAGGCCGATATGGGCTGTGCTGTCGACCAGGCGTTCAGCCGGGAAATTTACCGGGGAAGCGGCCTGGAGCCGCTCTGGTGGGAAACCACCCAGCACGACATCCGCTGGGGAGCGCTATACTGCGGACCAGCCCGGTTCGCCGGGACCGATTTCGAACTGGATGCGTTCGTCTGGGCTTTCGAGTTGTCGGGCAACACGCCGGCGGGACATGTCGCTGAGGGCTGGGCTGGAATGGAGGGCGTACGCCAGCCGTACGAATTTTTCACGGAGAACGGAATCTGCACCCGCTGCCTGGCAAAACCCGGTGAACTCATCTGGAGCCGCATATTTCTGGACCGGGAAAAATTCTGCATCGATATCGGCCGCGGCGCCGCAGTCGAACTGCCGGAGCAGGAAAGCCGGCGCCGCTGGCAATCCACCACCGAGGAGTGGCCCTTGATGCACGCCATGCTCTACGGTGTTTCGCGGGACCAGCTGATGGCCCGTCACAAGAGCAACCATATCACGGTCAGCTACGCTCCCGATGCCGAATCAGCCACCGAAATAGCCCTGGCCAAAGCCGCCATGGCCGAATCACTGGGGTTCAGAGTTGCGCTGTGCGGTGAGATCGGTGCAGAGGGCAGCCTGGAGAAAAAACTCGCCGGTGGGGAGAAAATAAGGGGTCCGGGCGAGAGCTGATCCTGTTGGATCGTAATCCCTACAAGAAAAGGCGGAGCCACGGTACGCCGTGGCTCCGCCTTTTCTTCGCTCACCCAGTTGAACTTTCACTTTTCACCACTTGATATAATGCAGCGCCCGGTCGATAACATCGCGCCAGGCCGGATCGAACTCGGTCTTCATCGGCGCGGTATCGGCGCGGAAATGGTCGCGCTGGAACAGCGGACGGACTGTCCCCGGCGGATCGATACCCACCACGGTCCGGCCTTTCCACTCCACGCGGTAGGTGGTGCCGTCAAGCTCCTCGGTGGTTGTAGTATATTTCTGCGGCCAACTCACGCTCACCGTATCCAGCCCGGCGGTGCCGGCAAGACTGAGGTAGTCTCCGTCCCAGTCCACGCCGGCCCTGTTGCCATTGACCGTACACGACACTTCCGAGTTGTCCACACCATCGGGAATCCGGATTTTCAGCGGTCCGCCCCGGTACATGACCACATCGACCCGGCCCTCGTATGGCAGGTAACTCGCCACCCGGCACATCGGGTGCTCGGTGTTGAGCGCCATGTTGACCCTGACTCCGGTCGAGTCGGTCTGCACCAGCCGCCGCCAGACCAGGAATATCGCCCAGGCTCCGTGGGGACCGCAGCAGTTCTGGATCGCGTTGCGCAGTCTGCCGCTGGTGTTCACCCAGTCGTTGGGCGCGCCCCAGCCTACGAAACAACCGCGGACCCTCTCGGCCACATCGGTCCATGAACTCTGCACATTGTCTTCGCGCACGCCGGGAGCATCCAGCCACGCGCTGTCCATCAACTGGGCCTCGACAAAGTAGTTGCGCACATAACGCTCCACCAGGTCCCAGTAGCGGGAATAACCGGCGTCGGCCAGCAGCAGCGCGCACTGGATCATATCGACTATCGCGCAGCTCTCGGTGCTGTGGCTGTCTTCCGGCCTCATCCAGTCGCGGCCCTCCATCTCCTGCACCCAGCCGAAACTGCTGGCCAGGTTCTCCGCGGCGTAGTCCACCAGCCCGCGCGCCCATTCCAGCATTTCAGTGTCGCCGGTTGCGGCAGCGGTGCGGATCACTCCGGCCAGACCGAACAGCGCGCCGTGGACGTTGGAGATACCCAAGACCCGTCCGGGACGGACGCTGGTGTGATGGTAGTCCTTCGTGAAATTGGCCAGGCCCACGGCCAGACGTCTGGCGCGTTCGCTGCCGGTAAGCCGCCAGTACTCGATCAGCGGCGTGATCCAGCCGGTGGAGTGCTGGCTGAGGCGCGGTTCGTGGTTCCGCTTAACTTTGTGGCCAAGCAGAATGTCTTCGCGCTCGAAATAGAAATATTTCCCTTTCCGGATCCCGTAACGCTCCAGCCCGTCGATCATCGATTCGAGCTTCGTCCTGACCGCCGGTTCCTCGTACTGCATGTACAGGCTCATCAGCCCCATGAACTGGCTGCGGTTGTCCCAGAGGTTCATTTCCGGGACGCCTTTGGTGCGGATAAACGGGCTGTAAGCCGGCCGCCAGGTGAGTCCGTGGCCGGCCTCGCGCATCCGCGAGTAGATTTCCCGCTCATAGAGCCGCTCCTCCTCGATTCCGGCCAGAGAGCTTGTCACCTGGCGCGCGGCGATCAGGCCATAGAGATTGCGGCCCGGGTTCTCACAGTAGTCCCAGTGGTTGTGGCGCAGTTCGGGCGGGCCCTCGCCGAAATAAGTCCAGAAATAGGGCAGAAAACCCTGCTTGCGGTCCGGTACACGGGTCAGGAAATTGAGCGAGGCCTCGGCGTGGGTGCGAAGGTCAAGCGTGGCCGGCACGCTCCGCACAGGCGAAGCCGCCCTGGAGCCGGAGAGCAGCGCCAGAGTGAAACAAACCGCCATCGCAAGTACCGTGAAAAATTTCACTATATCCCGCCTTTCCCCGAAGAAGGTTCGTTCATTCCAGCCACTCGCCGCCGCTGTCGTTATTTTCCCGCGTGAATAGCCTGGAACGAAGCGTGATTTCTTTCGGCACCTGCTCGCCGTTGAGAATTTCAAGAGCTGTTTCAATTGCCTCCC from Candidatus Glassbacteria bacterium harbors:
- a CDS encoding fucose isomerase — its product is MLNWTPESTIKNELPAIKPSQVILVANGDRRRTANLACQAAQLECERQLREVFTREGYELVRAHPELDPSLGHGFIETQAQGREIFARIPAEAPLVVAEAVWQYSNHVVYNLWEHRGPILVASNFDGNWPGLVGALGLESCLTRHRFTENQAGHSLIWSSEKFEDDNTLNKIRQWLAEGKIDHDTSHVRKFDRSDFDGCDGALDFGAMAADAFRSRPRLLGLYDPLCMGMINAAFDERDMVGTGIQLRRLNQSDLYARMLDVPRGEAMGCVKWLVDKGFKLEIGSNPFTDITEKAVLDSGRMYTAIVRHVAEEGLDGVGIAYQLGLAKLCAASDLVEAMLNSTARPPVQYMGTEVMAGEPIMCANEADMGCAVDQAFSREIYRGSGLEPLWWETTQHDIRWGALYCGPARFAGTDFELDAFVWAFELSGNTPAGHVAEGWAGMEGVRQPYEFFTENGICTRCLAKPGELIWSRIFLDREKFCIDIGRGAAVELPEQESRRRWQSTTEEWPLMHAMLYGVSRDQLMARHKSNHITVSYAPDAESATEIALAKAAMAESLGFRVALCGEIGAEGSLEKKLAGGEKIRGPGES